The following are encoded together in the Microterricola viridarii genome:
- a CDS encoding DUF5979 domain-containing protein, with product MPFPRFRSSAPAHRAPRRRFLGHTRVASFAAALVSVVALVAGGLVMPSLTNAAEMDATVEVIKSIEGETGVPEYSPGDDFVYELKVSCSSTVSDFCQEASLSDAVPAPLVVQSVSVVGLQTGYYADRSSGNSVLIDFTRQNAEGDSGLVSGTSGLTILVSVRIPADVSADFAGVISNTAHMTANNAPADQSTADATLNVSKTLDVAVSKSAKPTAALPAAPGLPVEFTIGAANKSNHSVDSLTLTDPGAGSTNFGYLDFTGVSSIAGPTGADTVLIEWLDDAGDWQTLAAAGPIPGDTSALFDGVDLATVKGTRFTFTSSSGKLPVTPADGAAAIVLGYATNDDVKALAPNVPLTITNVVDATVTDEGASATKQAPATVAVLNTPPSVTVEKSFARTAIMPGSSTTATLRATSTGKTVTTMTVAEPGASGLTLAEQGLNFDGFVAADIEWPAGASTAEITYLYADGSSSAPLATSTTDSLPASPAGTVVGFSVTFTGSMDQGEYAVMPFGVTAQPLPADALVDVTATNIVDAEVVDAEGQSADDSAAADLARQVKRVNTEISKNIVKGELWGTPGSSTLISLPSKVTPDDGTATGSTIGAESLVVSDPAVAVAGDAPTAFWNNFDLKEITAVDVPVSATMTPEYWDGSTWKTLPGVFPLPVPAGTSGWSYTPSAALKEQLQGIRFVFEPAVAGKLLEPGFNVLPYFKVALRDQLRDGSGSTRPIGVPVTIENEASSTASNPNAVVPVVTDTATDAIVLKPFGNDGVGPNHGPDLVEKAWDKDELIAQSDDTSTVRLSWGTQDFPFDTITVTDPASVGELGSVVTSVYDAFNVTRINPMTDQWMKFDKVVAERYSDASDTWVPLGVCTAAAPCVGSFPGYDFTEAEQLDTLGVRFTFAERADRATVIRAMDDPEVGSGVAASTGRSRTIDLVMQLRTHLRSTPTTAVLGDTHGSMYNSTDPATVVNTVDATGVSGSYTHSSTDDDEIVIIDEPLNVSIAKRFVDYDENEPDRSKQPDIALVGLPQAGTDPSRYPLVTALLTATNDTASKVNALRISDPNPSATAADTFYENFNLFRIVGITQPAGTTTTTVTLKHAVGPDTVLTSLVAVYGQTSSALANVTGVVVQHDGRIASGAGSDLRFEYQLRELTRTGGTPVSKTDLVPPHVNTALAELESPAVDPTAPPVAEAFDDMAIAAPVFGLESSKSISPAERYEDESRANYTVALTGKPTGTVRTTTVQLDDATPTFWNAFDFVAFKNITLKKPVEQVRVSVLLGTDFTASAGALNATCAGNAVLDACWRTADRWVVPAGQTITAAQLTASFDTPFTAANVRGVRFEFQRADGAGWERPSNPTASASYGVERRTTLRVDVNNATDTLVPTTRNGLTPAPGETTSGQISNVLKASATGAWNNDAGNVWTAASTANAQTLLKHRVNAISVSKVHGREDRTTPDTKLGTFLPGQEIPYVIDIVNKGAWPMTGLALTDQLTVDGAGSLLVEPTQEPDETPVSPYTFVLKNGAGAVQSSTGFAAALNATTGKLTITVPTGFVFAPGASLKITAKLTLRTTPFVTPGTQVTNAITAVSDRAFDTCDFSKNGTWRTQVSNAASCSSETTLTPAASSPLKVVKSVKGEGAGLAGRDDLGVLALKVATSYCENPNAANGYYTTPCVPITVPGGSERWRMQLTNSGNIDAVTLTGIDVLPGVGDEGVTVSGPRGSLWTPSYLGDMQAELGGLSDSAKAVVTTYYADRVPSRICNEADITSSGGTALAPDDPCAAEIADRNATLWKVYDNSLPAATLKSVRALKFVVTFTDGGAVRPGETIGFNFLTQTAWYAARAEAAAQGVDPIAWNVVSAASVGKDNSKLVQSTVTQPRRVGVAMASGQIELSKLVVGAQSSWGAPFPTDYPFQLACTSGGVNVPLLGTNGTTDLSRFRLKADGTVLNFNGGTGVQGNVTLPLNAVCTLTEVPAGQGVVVSYSSPTATALRSSFSANVANPAHTGTVVLQEIVATNTYQPAGFSVTKTVDNGGAENQAAEDIVYAGPFGFSASCRFLGATVLSETFSLGVDGVKSFTDLPAGATCTVTETGTGGSASSNSVFTQTGQSAVATDGRSASFTLTPDNANDELTNELVMENVFTVGAATITKELAGNGSGAWGNESFTVGLSCTLATATPQTVFTGTKVLSKTAPVWNVAGLPSGANCTVSESKTGGANGTAFSPTSFTVGASASTPTAVTVTNTFTTGTLNVVKLLAGAPAASLAPAIDDEYTIELSCTRDVDGVSQSIAIPGGAERTLTVADPVAYNGLPTGAECTVSETGLGHAQSSSISPNGGVVVVGDNTSPVEVEITNTFENGSLEISKAVTGAGSSFAPSTFDATVSCSWQGAALTLPNAGVVTLEPGVPATLNDLPLGSVCSVDEADAGQTSWTATPASVTVTDTTDAAEIAVENVYELASLRVEKTVQTGSTVSTLPTRFAFSAQCTFEGAVVLPLTTFTLNAGQHRDFTGLPARSDCTVIETDARGADSTVSSVTVVGATVPPVVDQATSTVEIPELSADAKGELQNTVGFTNLFDSSALVVQKRLEGGAAAVGTDKTFDIAVVCTLPGESPVTTMLALNADNGFSASLGELIVGTECSITEQGLQGADAVVIEPNDGSDLTVGVVTIPNAGSTLVTVSNWYLSGSLAVTKAVVGDAAATFGTGDFSLDLSCTLGGRSIAIAGGSARTVSAANPSALFTGLPTGAECALTETGNGGAGASRITDGAGTTLVGDAAAGYTFTVVTDASVLGAADQPQPELVVENTFNFAAVTATKTVESTIQGADGQPFDHGVFELALSCTLDGKAVSAAEPRLQTLAAGESVSWTQLPERADCEITETDARGAFGTTIVSEQGTTTTAVTGLSLALDPLLAVGGANTVSVVNEFAAASVTLRKVVDGTAADTVKRSFPVAMSCVLVNEQYPAPGLIVRDAVHEIGGSKDLTFTDDALPAGVECTVTETDTGNATKTTVTVGDKVTDGPTASFVIAGGAVGAATVTVTNTFTAPPAGGLSSTGVQAATIAGAAALILGLGALLLIVGRRRRRRASSATGE from the coding sequence CCGCGGCCCCCGGCCTGCCCGTCGAGTTCACCATCGGCGCGGCGAACAAGTCCAACCACTCCGTCGACAGCCTGACGCTGACCGACCCGGGTGCAGGCAGCACCAACTTCGGGTACCTCGACTTCACCGGTGTTTCATCCATCGCCGGCCCGACCGGTGCTGACACCGTGCTGATTGAGTGGCTGGATGACGCAGGCGACTGGCAGACGCTGGCCGCCGCCGGCCCGATCCCCGGCGACACGTCCGCACTGTTCGACGGGGTTGACCTCGCCACCGTCAAGGGCACCCGGTTCACCTTCACCAGCTCGTCCGGCAAGCTGCCGGTCACACCCGCAGACGGCGCGGCCGCGATCGTGCTCGGCTACGCGACCAACGACGACGTCAAGGCGCTCGCCCCCAACGTTCCGCTCACGATCACCAACGTGGTTGATGCGACGGTCACCGACGAGGGTGCCTCCGCCACCAAGCAGGCTCCCGCAACCGTTGCCGTGCTGAACACCCCGCCCTCGGTGACGGTCGAGAAGAGCTTCGCTCGCACCGCGATCATGCCGGGCAGCTCCACCACCGCCACGCTGCGCGCCACCAGCACCGGCAAGACCGTCACGACGATGACCGTGGCAGAGCCCGGCGCGAGCGGCCTCACCCTCGCCGAGCAGGGCCTGAATTTCGACGGATTCGTCGCCGCCGACATCGAGTGGCCGGCCGGCGCGAGCACGGCCGAGATCACGTATCTCTACGCCGACGGCAGCTCCAGCGCGCCGCTGGCCACCAGCACCACCGACTCGCTCCCCGCATCGCCCGCCGGCACCGTCGTCGGGTTCAGCGTCACGTTCACCGGCTCGATGGACCAGGGTGAATACGCCGTCATGCCGTTCGGTGTGACCGCGCAGCCGCTGCCGGCAGACGCTCTCGTCGATGTCACGGCCACCAACATCGTCGACGCCGAGGTTGTCGACGCAGAGGGCCAGAGCGCCGACGACTCCGCCGCCGCCGACCTGGCTCGCCAGGTCAAGCGCGTGAACACCGAGATCTCCAAGAACATCGTCAAGGGCGAGCTCTGGGGCACCCCCGGATCCAGCACCCTGATATCGCTGCCCTCGAAGGTGACCCCGGATGACGGCACCGCGACCGGCTCCACCATCGGAGCGGAGTCGCTCGTGGTCAGCGACCCGGCCGTGGCCGTGGCCGGCGACGCGCCGACTGCATTCTGGAACAATTTCGACCTCAAGGAGATCACCGCGGTCGACGTGCCCGTCTCCGCAACGATGACGCCGGAATACTGGGATGGATCCACCTGGAAGACGCTGCCCGGCGTCTTCCCACTGCCGGTGCCGGCCGGAACCTCCGGCTGGAGCTACACGCCGAGCGCTGCGCTGAAAGAACAACTGCAGGGCATCCGGTTCGTGTTCGAGCCAGCGGTGGCCGGCAAGCTCCTCGAGCCCGGCTTCAACGTGCTGCCTTATTTCAAGGTGGCGCTGCGCGACCAGCTCCGCGACGGCAGTGGATCCACACGCCCGATCGGTGTGCCGGTCACCATTGAGAACGAGGCAAGCAGCACCGCGAGCAACCCGAACGCCGTCGTTCCGGTTGTGACCGACACGGCAACAGATGCGATCGTGCTGAAGCCGTTCGGCAATGACGGAGTGGGCCCGAATCACGGACCCGACCTGGTTGAGAAGGCGTGGGACAAGGACGAGCTCATCGCGCAGTCCGATGACACCTCCACCGTGCGCCTCAGCTGGGGCACTCAGGACTTCCCCTTCGACACCATCACAGTCACCGATCCCGCGAGCGTCGGCGAACTCGGCAGCGTCGTCACCTCGGTGTACGACGCATTCAACGTCACGCGCATCAACCCGATGACCGACCAGTGGATGAAGTTCGACAAGGTCGTCGCCGAGCGCTACAGCGACGCCAGCGACACCTGGGTGCCGCTCGGCGTGTGCACCGCCGCCGCCCCGTGCGTCGGCTCCTTCCCCGGCTACGACTTCACCGAGGCTGAGCAGCTGGACACCCTCGGCGTGCGGTTCACCTTCGCGGAGCGCGCCGACCGCGCCACCGTCATCCGGGCGATGGACGACCCCGAGGTCGGCTCCGGTGTCGCGGCATCCACCGGCCGCAGCCGCACCATCGACCTCGTGATGCAGCTGCGCACCCACCTGCGCTCCACACCGACCACAGCGGTGCTCGGCGACACGCACGGTTCGATGTACAACTCGACAGACCCCGCCACCGTGGTGAACACCGTCGACGCCACGGGTGTCTCCGGCAGCTACACGCACAGCTCGACGGACGACGACGAGATCGTGATCATCGACGAGCCGCTCAACGTGTCGATCGCGAAGCGCTTCGTCGACTATGACGAGAACGAGCCCGATCGCAGCAAGCAGCCCGACATCGCGCTCGTCGGCCTCCCGCAGGCCGGAACCGACCCGTCTCGGTACCCGCTCGTCACCGCCCTGCTGACGGCGACGAACGATACCGCCAGCAAGGTGAACGCGCTGCGGATCTCCGACCCGAACCCCAGCGCGACAGCGGCCGACACGTTCTACGAGAACTTCAACCTGTTCCGGATCGTCGGGATCACCCAGCCGGCCGGCACGACGACAACGACGGTGACGCTCAAGCACGCCGTCGGCCCTGACACCGTCCTCACCTCGCTCGTCGCCGTCTACGGGCAGACGTCGAGCGCACTGGCGAACGTCACCGGCGTCGTCGTGCAGCACGACGGCCGCATCGCGTCGGGCGCTGGCAGTGATCTGCGCTTCGAGTACCAGCTCCGGGAGCTGACCAGGACGGGCGGCACCCCCGTTTCGAAGACCGATCTTGTCCCCCCGCACGTGAACACGGCGCTGGCCGAACTGGAGAGCCCCGCCGTCGACCCGACCGCCCCGCCTGTGGCCGAGGCATTCGATGACATGGCCATTGCTGCCCCCGTGTTCGGGCTTGAATCCAGCAAGTCGATCAGCCCGGCAGAACGCTACGAGGATGAGTCACGGGCGAACTACACCGTTGCCCTGACCGGGAAGCCGACCGGTACCGTGCGCACCACCACGGTGCAGCTGGATGACGCGACCCCGACCTTCTGGAACGCCTTCGACTTCGTCGCTTTCAAGAACATCACGTTGAAGAAGCCGGTCGAGCAAGTGCGCGTCTCCGTGCTGCTGGGCACGGACTTCACGGCGAGTGCGGGCGCATTGAACGCCACCTGCGCAGGCAACGCCGTGCTGGACGCCTGTTGGCGCACCGCCGACAGGTGGGTGGTACCCGCCGGCCAGACGATCACCGCGGCGCAACTGACGGCCAGTTTCGACACGCCGTTCACCGCGGCAAACGTCCGGGGTGTCCGCTTTGAGTTCCAGCGCGCCGATGGCGCAGGCTGGGAGCGCCCGAGCAACCCGACGGCGTCGGCAAGCTACGGGGTTGAGCGGCGCACCACGCTGCGCGTCGACGTGAACAATGCAACGGACACGCTGGTGCCGACGACCCGCAACGGCCTCACCCCGGCACCGGGCGAGACCACGAGCGGCCAGATCAGCAACGTGCTGAAGGCCTCAGCCACCGGCGCGTGGAACAACGACGCCGGCAACGTGTGGACGGCGGCCTCCACCGCCAACGCCCAGACCCTGCTGAAGCACCGGGTCAACGCGATCTCGGTGTCGAAGGTGCACGGGCGCGAAGACCGCACCACACCGGACACGAAGCTCGGCACGTTCCTCCCCGGCCAGGAGATCCCCTACGTCATTGACATTGTGAACAAGGGCGCCTGGCCGATGACCGGTCTCGCGCTCACCGACCAGCTGACGGTCGACGGCGCCGGCTCCCTGCTCGTTGAGCCCACGCAGGAACCCGACGAGACCCCCGTCTCGCCGTACACCTTCGTCCTGAAGAACGGCGCCGGCGCGGTGCAGAGCTCCACCGGCTTTGCTGCGGCGCTGAACGCGACAACCGGCAAGCTGACCATCACGGTGCCGACCGGATTCGTGTTCGCGCCGGGCGCCTCGCTCAAGATCACGGCCAAGCTCACGCTGCGCACCACCCCGTTCGTCACGCCGGGCACACAGGTGACGAACGCGATCACGGCCGTCTCCGACCGCGCATTCGACACGTGTGATTTCTCCAAGAACGGCACCTGGCGCACCCAGGTGTCGAACGCCGCGTCCTGCTCCTCCGAGACCACGCTGACCCCCGCCGCCTCCTCTCCGCTCAAGGTGGTCAAGTCGGTCAAGGGTGAGGGCGCAGGACTCGCCGGGCGCGACGACCTCGGCGTGCTCGCCCTCAAGGTGGCCACGAGCTACTGCGAGAACCCGAACGCCGCCAACGGCTACTACACGACCCCCTGCGTGCCGATCACGGTGCCGGGCGGCTCGGAGCGCTGGCGCATGCAGCTCACGAACTCGGGCAACATCGACGCAGTCACGCTGACCGGCATCGATGTGCTGCCCGGAGTGGGCGATGAGGGTGTCACTGTGTCGGGCCCACGAGGCTCGCTGTGGACCCCCAGCTACCTCGGCGACATGCAGGCGGAGCTCGGCGGCCTGAGCGACTCGGCGAAGGCCGTCGTCACCACCTACTACGCCGACCGCGTCCCGAGCCGGATCTGCAACGAGGCCGACATCACCTCCAGCGGCGGAACGGCTCTCGCCCCCGACGACCCCTGCGCCGCAGAGATCGCCGACCGCAACGCCACGCTCTGGAAGGTGTACGACAACTCCCTCCCCGCCGCGACGCTGAAGAGCGTTCGCGCGCTCAAGTTCGTCGTCACGTTCACCGACGGCGGCGCCGTGCGCCCGGGCGAGACCATCGGCTTCAACTTCTTGACCCAGACCGCGTGGTACGCGGCACGCGCCGAGGCCGCAGCGCAGGGCGTCGACCCCATCGCGTGGAACGTTGTCTCCGCGGCATCCGTCGGGAAAGACAACAGCAAGCTCGTGCAGAGCACGGTGACGCAGCCGCGTCGCGTCGGCGTCGCCATGGCCAGCGGGCAGATCGAGCTGTCCAAGCTCGTTGTCGGAGCTCAGTCCAGCTGGGGCGCCCCGTTCCCGACGGACTACCCGTTCCAGCTGGCGTGCACCTCGGGTGGGGTGAATGTTCCGCTGCTCGGAACCAACGGCACCACCGACCTCAGCCGTTTCCGGTTGAAGGCCGACGGCACCGTGCTGAACTTCAACGGCGGCACGGGCGTCCAGGGCAACGTGACGTTGCCGCTGAACGCGGTCTGCACGCTCACCGAGGTGCCGGCCGGGCAGGGCGTCGTCGTCAGCTACTCGTCGCCTACCGCAACCGCGCTGCGCAGCTCCTTCTCCGCCAACGTCGCGAACCCGGCACACACCGGCACCGTCGTGCTCCAGGAGATCGTCGCGACCAACACCTATCAGCCGGCCGGATTCTCGGTCACGAAGACCGTCGACAACGGCGGGGCCGAGAACCAGGCGGCCGAAGACATCGTCTACGCCGGCCCGTTCGGCTTCAGCGCGAGCTGCCGGTTCCTCGGAGCGACCGTTCTGAGTGAGACGTTCTCGCTCGGCGTCGACGGCGTCAAGAGCTTCACCGATCTGCCCGCCGGTGCGACGTGCACCGTCACCGAGACCGGAACCGGCGGTTCCGCATCCAGCAACTCGGTGTTCACCCAGACCGGGCAGAGCGCGGTCGCGACGGACGGCCGGAGCGCCAGCTTCACGCTGACGCCCGACAACGCCAACGACGAGCTCACCAACGAGCTCGTCATGGAGAACGTTTTCACCGTCGGCGCTGCCACCATCACCAAGGAGCTCGCGGGCAACGGATCCGGCGCTTGGGGCAATGAGTCCTTCACCGTTGGACTGAGCTGCACGCTTGCCACGGCCACCCCGCAGACGGTGTTCACCGGCACGAAGGTGCTGAGCAAGACCGCCCCGGTGTGGAACGTGGCCGGCCTGCCGAGCGGCGCAAACTGCACCGTCAGTGAGTCGAAGACGGGTGGAGCAAACGGCACTGCCTTCTCGCCGACCAGCTTCACCGTCGGCGCCAGCGCCAGCACGCCCACCGCGGTCACCGTGACGAACACCTTCACCACGGGCACCCTGAACGTGGTCAAGCTGCTGGCCGGCGCTCCTGCCGCGTCGCTGGCCCCGGCCATCGACGACGAGTACACGATCGAGCTCTCCTGCACCCGGGACGTGGACGGCGTCAGCCAGTCCATCGCCATCCCGGGCGGCGCAGAGCGCACCCTGACCGTCGCCGACCCCGTCGCCTACAACGGGCTGCCGACCGGCGCGGAGTGCACGGTGAGCGAGACCGGCCTCGGCCACGCGCAGAGCTCGTCGATCAGCCCGAACGGCGGCGTCGTCGTCGTGGGTGACAACACGTCACCCGTCGAGGTTGAAATCACCAACACCTTTGAGAACGGCTCGCTGGAGATCAGCAAGGCCGTGACCGGTGCTGGTTCGTCCTTCGCTCCGAGCACCTTCGACGCCACTGTCAGCTGTAGCTGGCAGGGTGCCGCTCTGACGCTGCCGAACGCCGGCGTCGTCACGCTCGAGCCCGGGGTTCCCGCGACGCTGAACGACCTGCCGCTCGGCAGCGTGTGCTCGGTCGACGAGGCAGACGCCGGTCAGACGTCCTGGACGGCCACCCCGGCATCCGTCACCGTCACCGACACGACGGACGCCGCAGAGATCGCCGTTGAGAACGTGTACGAGCTGGCGAGCCTGCGAGTCGAGAAGACGGTGCAGACCGGTTCGACGGTCAGCACCCTGCCGACCCGCTTCGCCTTCAGCGCCCAGTGCACCTTCGAGGGCGCGGTCGTGCTGCCGCTCACCACGTTCACGCTGAACGCGGGGCAGCACCGCGACTTCACCGGGCTCCCGGCGCGCTCGGACTGCACCGTCATCGAGACCGACGCCCGCGGCGCCGACAGCACAGTGAGCAGCGTGACCGTTGTGGGCGCGACGGTCCCGCCGGTCGTCGACCAGGCCACCAGCACCGTGGAGATCCCCGAGCTGAGCGCCGATGCGAAGGGCGAACTGCAGAACACGGTCGGCTTCACGAACCTGTTCGACTCCTCGGCTCTGGTCGTGCAGAAGCGCCTTGAGGGTGGCGCCGCGGCTGTGGGCACCGACAAGACGTTCGACATCGCCGTGGTCTGCACCCTCCCGGGGGAGAGCCCGGTGACGACGATGCTCGCCCTGAACGCCGACAACGGCTTCAGCGCCAGCCTCGGAGAGCTCATCGTCGGCACAGAGTGCTCCATCACGGAGCAGGGTCTGCAGGGCGCCGACGCCGTGGTGATCGAGCCGAACGATGGCTCTGACCTCACCGTCGGAGTCGTCACCATCCCGAACGCCGGCAGCACGCTCGTCACGGTGAGCAACTGGTACCTGAGCGGCTCGCTCGCCGTCACCAAGGCCGTCGTCGGTGACGCGGCCGCGACGTTCGGCACCGGCGACTTCTCCCTCGACCTGAGCTGCACGCTGGGCGGCCGGTCGATCGCGATCGCGGGCGGCAGCGCACGCACAGTGAGCGCGGCCAACCCGTCCGCTCTCTTCACCGGCCTGCCGACCGGCGCGGAGTGCGCGCTCACCGAGACAGGCAACGGCGGGGCCGGCGCAAGCCGGATCACCGACGGGGCCGGAACGACGCTCGTCGGGGACGCGGCCGCCGGCTACACCTTCACGGTGGTGACCGACGCCAGCGTGCTGGGCGCGGCAGACCAGCCGCAGCCGGAGCTCGTGGTCGAGAACACCTTCAACTTCGCCGCGGTCACCGCGACGAAGACGGTGGAGTCCACGATCCAGGGGGCAGACGGGCAGCCGTTCGACCACGGCGTGTTCGAGCTCGCGCTGTCCTGCACCCTCGATGGCAAGGCGGTCTCGGCTGCGGAGCCGCGTCTGCAGACGCTGGCAGCCGGCGAGAGCGTCAGCTGGACGCAGCTGCCGGAGCGCGCGGACTGCGAGATCACTGAGACGGACGCCCGCGGTGCTTTCGGCACCACGATCGTGTCCGAGCAGGGCACGACCACAACGGCCGTCACCGGGCTCAGCCTCGCGCTCGACCCACTGCTCGCCGTGGGCGGGGCGAACACGGTGTCGGTCGTGAACGAGTTCGCCGCGGCATCCGTCACGCTGCGCAAGGTCGTCGACGGCACCGCGGCAGACACCGTGAAGCGCAGCTTCCCGGTTGCGATGTCTTGTGTGCTGGTCAACGAGCAGTACCCGGCTCCCGGGCTGATCGTGCGCGATGCCGTGCACGAGATCGGCGGCAGCAAGGACCTGACGTTCACGGATGACGCGCTGCCGGCCGGCGTGGAGTGCACCGTCACCGAAACAGACACCGGCAACGCCACGAAGACGACAGTGACCGTCGGCGACAAGGTCACCGACGGCCCCACCGCCAGCTTCGTGATCGCGGGTGGCGCCGTCGGCGCGGCAACGGTGACGGTGACGAACACCTTCACCGCACCGCCGGCTGGTGGCCTGAGCAGCACGGGCGTGCAGGCGGCGACAATCGCCGGCGCCGCGGCGCTGATCCTCGGGCTGGGCGCGCTGCTGTTGATCGTCGGTCGACGTCGACGCCGCCGCGCAAGCTCCGCCACGGGCGAGTAA